Proteins co-encoded in one Streptomyces sp. JH34 genomic window:
- a CDS encoding helix-turn-helix domain-containing protein translates to MTAETSQTLDRGLRVLKLLADTDHGLTVTELSNKLGVNRTVVYRLLATLEQHALVRRDLGGRARVGLGVLRLGRQVHPLVREAALPALRSLAEDIGATAHLTLVDGSDALAVAVVEPTWTDYHVAYRAGFRHSLDRGAAGRAILTARQKTVDHPGYTLTQGELEAGARGAAAPLVGVSGVEGSVGVVMLADAVPERVGPRVLDAAREVADALR, encoded by the coding sequence GTGACCGCGGAGACTTCTCAGACGCTCGACCGGGGACTGCGTGTCCTCAAACTGCTCGCCGATACCGATCACGGTCTGACCGTCACCGAGTTGTCGAACAAACTCGGGGTCAACCGCACCGTGGTCTACCGACTGCTCGCCACCCTGGAACAGCACGCGCTCGTCCGGCGCGATCTGGGCGGCCGGGCCCGAGTCGGCCTGGGCGTGCTGCGCCTGGGCCGGCAGGTGCACCCCCTCGTCAGGGAGGCGGCCCTGCCCGCGCTGCGCTCCCTGGCCGAGGACATAGGGGCCACCGCGCACCTCACGCTCGTCGACGGGTCGGACGCGCTCGCGGTCGCCGTCGTCGAGCCGACCTGGACCGACTACCACGTGGCCTACCGGGCCGGTTTCCGTCACTCCCTGGACCGGGGCGCGGCGGGCCGGGCGATCCTCACCGCCCGGCAGAAGACGGTCGACCACCCCGGCTACACCCTCACCCAGGGCGAGCTCGAAGCCGGTGCCCGTGGGGCGGCGGCGCCGCTGGTCGGGGTGTCGGGCGTGGAGGGCAGCGTGGGCGTGGTCATGCTCGCGGACGCCGTGCCGGAACGGGTCGGCCCACGCGTTCTCGACGCGGCCCGTGAGGTCGCCGACGCGCTGCGTTAG
- a CDS encoding S16 family serine protease, which translates to MAIRLSRPRALALCALPVLALFGTAAFAPLPFTVAQPGSTADVLGDDKGKPVITIKGAPTRTTDGELRMTTILATSPTADVGVGDIVDSWFRTDRAVMPRDSVYPTGGSEKEIERHNLQDMEKSQNVAVDAALGYLDKKPGSVDVTLHLADVGGPSAGLFFSLGIIDKLVGNGSGGDLTGGRTVAGTGTIQADGAVGAVGGVSLKTQAAHRDGATVFLVPKAECKQAEAERPDGLRLIPVTTLTSAVSSLRALDQGGKVPSC; encoded by the coding sequence GTGGCCATTCGTCTCTCCCGCCCCCGTGCTCTCGCCCTCTGCGCGCTGCCCGTCCTCGCGCTGTTCGGCACGGCGGCCTTCGCGCCCCTGCCGTTCACCGTGGCACAGCCCGGCAGTACCGCCGACGTCCTGGGGGACGACAAGGGGAAGCCGGTCATCACGATCAAGGGCGCGCCCACGCGCACCACGGACGGCGAGCTGCGGATGACGACGATCCTGGCGACCTCGCCCACGGCCGACGTCGGCGTCGGCGACATCGTCGACAGCTGGTTCAGGACGGACCGGGCGGTCATGCCGCGCGACTCGGTCTACCCGACCGGCGGCTCGGAGAAGGAGATCGAGCGGCACAACCTCCAGGACATGGAGAAGTCGCAGAACGTCGCCGTCGACGCGGCCCTGGGGTACCTGGACAAGAAGCCGGGTTCGGTGGACGTCACCCTGCACCTCGCCGATGTCGGCGGCCCCAGCGCGGGCCTGTTCTTCTCCCTGGGCATCATCGACAAGCTGGTCGGCAACGGCTCCGGCGGTGACCTGACCGGTGGCCGTACCGTCGCGGGTACGGGGACGATCCAGGCGGACGGCGCGGTCGGCGCGGTCGGCGGGGTCTCGCTCAAGACGCAGGCCGCCCACCGCGACGGTGCCACCGTCTTCCTGGTGCCGAAGGCCGAGTGCAAGCAGGCGGAGGCCGAGCGGCCCGACGGCCTTCGCCTGATCCCCGTCACGACACTGACGAGCGCCGTGTCCTCGCTGCGGGCCCTGGACCAGGGGGGCAAGGTCCCGAGCTGCTGA
- a CDS encoding MFS transporter, translating to MGGGRPAGRRAPLAAVLAANSISTAGTSLTLIGVPWFVLETTGSAGRAGVVAFCATLPIVVAALIGGPVIDRIGRRRVSVASDAVCGTAVAAVPLLHQAGALHFWILCALMALNGLAHTPGNTARYVLVPDLAGHAGTTLARAASLFDAVSRGARMVGAALAGVLIAVAGAETVLLLDAATFLCSALLVAAGVRGVRAAEPRRDAAPVSPRTYRAELREGYAYLLGNRLLLAVVVMVMFMNGTDQGWNAVLLPVHAGSELGGATDLGLLTALFGAGGLTGALLYGAVGHRFSRRTVFTVCVLLCGAPRFLVAALTGTTLPLAVTMALGGVAGGMLNPILTTVTYERVPEELRSRVSGALTAGCELAMPVGGLAAGMLVEGAGATGALLAMGGVYFLATLSPLVFPAWRGMEEPEPRVSSSGPCPPGPGPAARTRRSSVS from the coding sequence GTGGGCGGGGGGAGACCGGCGGGGCGGCGTGCACCGCTCGCCGCCGTCCTGGCTGCCAACTCGATTTCCACGGCGGGTACTTCGCTCACCCTCATCGGCGTCCCGTGGTTCGTCCTGGAGACCACCGGGAGCGCCGGCCGGGCCGGTGTCGTCGCGTTCTGCGCGACCCTCCCGATCGTCGTCGCCGCCCTGATCGGCGGGCCCGTCATCGACCGGATCGGCCGGCGCCGTGTCTCGGTCGCCTCCGACGCCGTCTGCGGAACCGCCGTCGCGGCCGTACCGCTGCTGCACCAGGCGGGGGCGCTCCACTTCTGGATCCTCTGCGCGCTGATGGCGCTGAACGGGCTGGCCCACACACCCGGCAACACCGCGCGTTACGTCCTGGTCCCCGACCTGGCCGGACACGCCGGCACCACCCTCGCCCGCGCTGCCAGCCTCTTCGACGCGGTGTCGCGCGGCGCGCGCATGGTCGGCGCGGCCCTCGCCGGTGTGCTGATCGCCGTCGCGGGGGCCGAGACGGTACTGCTGCTCGACGCCGCCACGTTCCTGTGCTCCGCCCTGCTGGTGGCGGCCGGTGTACGCGGGGTCCGCGCGGCCGAGCCCCGCAGGGACGCGGCCCCCGTCTCGCCGCGCACGTACCGCGCCGAGCTGCGGGAGGGCTACGCCTACCTGCTGGGCAACAGGCTGCTGCTCGCCGTCGTCGTCATGGTGATGTTCATGAACGGCACGGACCAGGGCTGGAACGCCGTCCTGCTGCCCGTGCACGCCGGGAGCGAGCTCGGCGGCGCGACCGATCTGGGTCTGCTCACCGCACTGTTCGGGGCGGGCGGACTGACCGGGGCCCTGCTCTACGGGGCGGTGGGCCACCGGTTCTCCCGGCGGACCGTCTTCACGGTGTGCGTGCTTCTGTGCGGCGCACCCAGGTTCCTGGTCGCCGCGCTGACGGGGACGACCCTGCCGCTCGCGGTCACGATGGCGCTGGGCGGCGTCGCCGGCGGCATGCTCAACCCGATCCTGACGACGGTGACGTACGAACGCGTTCCCGAGGAGCTGCGCAGCAGGGTGTCCGGCGCGCTCACCGCGGGCTGCGAGCTCGCCATGCCCGTCGGCGGCCTCGCGGCGGGCATGCTGGTGGAGGGGGCGGGCGCGACGGGGGCACTGCTGGCGATGGGCGGTGTCTACTTCCTCGCGACGCTGAGCCCGCTGGTCTTCCCGGCGTGGCGCGGCATGGAGGAACCGGAACCGCGGGTCAGCAGCTCGGGACCTTGCCCCCCTGGTCCAGGGCCCGCAGCGAGGACACGGCGCTCGTCAGTGTCGTGA
- a CDS encoding winged helix-turn-helix domain-containing protein: MPSNEPADRPTPYTADDPRLHHVDTRTLRGLAHPLRIRLLNALREFGPATASGLADRLGESSGATSYHLRQLATYGFVEDDPERGKGRERWWKAVHAGTILERSENFLQHPDPEVRGAIGVVLHEVATTHTQELNTWLGTIGEWPEEWRRTFDISDFKLRLTPELSLELTEKIHELVNSYRGRVPEDAEGSAVVRTHLHMFPRPTD; this comes from the coding sequence ATGCCCTCGAACGAGCCCGCAGACCGGCCGACCCCGTACACCGCTGACGACCCGAGGCTCCACCACGTCGACACCCGCACCCTGCGCGGCCTCGCGCACCCCCTGCGGATCCGGCTGCTGAACGCCCTCCGGGAGTTCGGCCCCGCCACCGCCTCTGGACTCGCCGACCGGCTCGGCGAGTCCAGCGGCGCCACCAGCTACCACCTGCGCCAGCTCGCGACGTACGGCTTCGTCGAGGACGACCCGGAACGCGGCAAGGGGCGCGAGCGGTGGTGGAAGGCCGTCCACGCGGGCACGATCCTCGAGCGCAGCGAGAACTTCCTGCAGCACCCGGATCCCGAGGTGCGCGGCGCCATCGGGGTCGTCCTCCACGAGGTGGCGACCACCCACACCCAGGAGCTCAACACCTGGCTCGGGACGATCGGGGAATGGCCCGAGGAATGGCGCCGGACCTTCGACATCAGCGACTTCAAGCTGCGCCTCACACCGGAACTCTCCCTGGAACTGACGGAGAAGATCCACGAGCTGGTGAACAGCTACCGGGGCCGCGTGCCCGAGGACGCCGAGGGGTCGGCCGTGGTCCGCACCCACCTCCACATGTTCCCGCGCCCCACCGACTGA
- a CDS encoding glycine betaine ABC transporter substrate-binding protein, which translates to MRVRTGLASAAALALLLTGCGLKSGSPLVDDVEPGSIGKGQPLKGASLTVTSKNFSENIILGQIMGLLFKAAGAEVLDRTNLPGSISAREAVVKGEADALYDYTGTAWITYLGHAEPIVDPQKQWKAVRDEDIGNGVTWLPPATLDNTYALAISKKNNAKYHLKTLSDVAALAKKDPKAVTVCVENEFASRDDGLPGMQKKYGMSLPASNIQKMDAGIIYTQVSKSDSCLLGEVYTTDGRIKAMDLDVMEDDKQFFPNYNAAPAIHTATLDEYPEIADLLAPVTEKLTTQLAQELNSKVDVDGQDPHEVAKDWLLKEGFIKEG; encoded by the coding sequence GTGAGGGTACGTACGGGCCTGGCATCGGCGGCCGCGCTCGCCCTCCTGCTCACGGGGTGCGGGCTGAAGAGCGGGTCGCCGCTGGTGGACGACGTGGAACCGGGATCGATCGGGAAGGGACAGCCGCTCAAGGGCGCGTCCCTGACGGTGACGTCGAAGAACTTCAGCGAGAACATCATCCTCGGGCAGATCATGGGCCTGCTCTTCAAGGCGGCCGGCGCCGAGGTCCTGGACCGGACGAACCTGCCGGGTTCGATCAGCGCCCGCGAGGCCGTCGTGAAGGGCGAGGCCGACGCGCTGTACGACTACACGGGTACGGCGTGGATCACCTATCTCGGCCACGCCGAACCGATCGTGGATCCGCAGAAGCAGTGGAAGGCCGTCCGCGACGAGGACATCGGCAACGGGGTGACCTGGCTGCCGCCGGCCACCCTCGACAACACGTACGCGCTGGCCATCAGCAAGAAGAACAACGCGAAGTACCACCTGAAGACGCTGTCGGACGTGGCCGCGCTCGCGAAGAAGGACCCCAAGGCCGTGACGGTCTGCGTGGAGAACGAGTTCGCCTCCCGCGACGACGGGCTGCCGGGCATGCAGAAGAAGTACGGGATGAGTCTGCCCGCCTCGAACATCCAGAAGATGGACGCCGGGATCATCTACACCCAGGTCTCGAAGTCCGACTCCTGCCTGCTGGGCGAGGTGTACACCACGGACGGCCGGATCAAGGCGATGGACCTGGACGTCATGGAGGACGACAAGCAGTTCTTCCCCAACTACAACGCGGCTCCCGCCATCCACACGGCGACTCTGGACGAGTACCCGGAGATCGCGGATCTGCTGGCGCCGGTCACCGAGAAGCTGACGACCCAGCTGGCGCAGGAGCTGAACTCCAAGGTGGACGTGGACGGCCAGGACCCGCACGAGGTGGCGAAGGACTGGCTGCTGAAGGAAGGATTCATCAAGGAGGGCTGA
- a CDS encoding ABC transporter permease has product MTPSHQAPPKGARPPGEHDVGGHAFRDEETEPSPPQSAPARRVTWQKLVLVPAVCTVVLVATYLWISQVELDSIAKNSLAGDIVEVRWWQHVRLTAISTFWVLVIAIPLGIAMTRRGLKKAAPGVTTLANIGQATPAIGLLALLVIWLGIGPSTAIIGMVIYAVLPVFSNTVAGLNAIEPTLVEASRGIGMSAMGTLTKVELPLAVPLILAGVRTALVLNVGTATLATFGGGGGLGDLITSGIQTQRMPVLVLGSVLTVVLALLVDWLASLAELWLTPRGLEEA; this is encoded by the coding sequence ATGACCCCCAGTCATCAGGCTCCCCCCAAGGGAGCGCGACCGCCCGGAGAGCACGACGTCGGGGGCCATGCCTTCCGTGACGAGGAGACGGAACCCTCCCCGCCGCAGTCCGCGCCGGCGCGCCGGGTCACCTGGCAGAAGCTCGTGCTGGTCCCGGCCGTCTGCACCGTCGTCCTGGTCGCCACCTATCTGTGGATCTCCCAGGTCGAACTCGACTCGATCGCGAAGAACTCGCTGGCCGGGGACATCGTCGAGGTCCGCTGGTGGCAGCACGTCAGGCTGACCGCGATCTCCACCTTCTGGGTGCTGGTCATCGCGATCCCGCTCGGCATCGCGATGACCCGGCGCGGCCTGAAGAAGGCTGCCCCCGGGGTCACGACCCTCGCGAACATCGGGCAGGCCACACCCGCCATCGGGCTGCTGGCCCTGCTGGTGATCTGGCTGGGCATCGGGCCGTCGACCGCGATCATCGGCATGGTGATCTACGCGGTGCTGCCGGTCTTCTCCAACACGGTGGCGGGGCTGAACGCCATCGAGCCGACCCTGGTCGAGGCCTCCCGGGGCATCGGCATGTCTGCGATGGGCACCCTCACCAAGGTCGAACTGCCCCTCGCCGTACCGCTGATCCTCGCGGGCGTGCGGACGGCGCTGGTGCTCAACGTGGGCACGGCGACGCTCGCCACCTTCGGGGGCGGCGGCGGACTCGGCGACCTGATCACCTCGGGGATCCAGACGCAGCGCATGCCCGTGCTGGTGCTCGGCTCCGTGCTGACGGTGGTGCTCGCCCTGCTGGTGGACTGGCTGGCGTCGCTGGCCGAACTGTGGCTGACGCCGCGCGGACTGGAGGAAGCGTGA
- a CDS encoding ABC transporter permease, whose translation MNFWEYLGTRHQQLLTDTYQHASAVFQCMVIATLLGVLIGVVSYRSNWGGSLAITSTSAILTIPSLAAIGLLIPLVGLGVPPTVIILTLYGLLPIVRNCIVGLRGVDPALVDAAKGIGMSRTRRLLKVELPLAWPPILTGIRVSTQMLMGIAAIAAYASGPGLGNEIFGGLASLGSANAINKVLAGTIGIVILALLFDAAYVLLGRLTIPRGIRA comes from the coding sequence GTGAACTTCTGGGAGTATCTGGGCACCCGCCACCAGCAACTGCTCACCGACACGTATCAGCACGCCAGCGCCGTCTTCCAGTGCATGGTCATCGCCACTCTCCTCGGCGTACTGATCGGTGTCGTCAGCTATCGGAGCAACTGGGGCGGCTCGCTGGCGATCACGTCCACCTCGGCGATCCTCACCATTCCGTCGCTCGCCGCGATCGGTCTGCTGATCCCCCTGGTCGGCCTCGGGGTCCCGCCCACCGTGATCATCCTGACGCTGTACGGGCTGCTGCCCATCGTCCGTAACTGCATCGTCGGGCTGCGCGGGGTCGACCCCGCGCTCGTCGACGCGGCCAAGGGCATCGGAATGTCCCGGACACGACGGCTCCTCAAGGTCGAACTGCCCCTCGCATGGCCTCCCATCCTCACCGGTATCCGGGTCTCCACCCAGATGCTGATGGGGATCGCCGCCATCGCCGCCTACGCCTCGGGCCCCGGACTCGGCAACGAGATCTTCGGTGGCCTCGCCTCACTGGGAAGCGCAAACGCCATCAACAAGGTCCTCGCCGGCACGATCGGCATCGTCATCCTCGCTCTGCTCTTCGACGCCGCCTATGTGCTCCTCGGACGGCTCACCATCCCTAGGGGGATCCGTGCCTGA
- a CDS encoding Lrp/AsnC family transcriptional regulator: protein MAIDHLDGRLILLLAREPRIGVLEASRRLGVARGTVQARLDRLQSNGVIRGFGPEVDPAALGYPVTAFATLEIKQGQGADVRSHLSGVPEVLELHTTTGHGDMLCRLVARSNADLQRVIDRVVGFDGIVRASTAIVMENPVPLRIIPLVEQAAEDAD, encoded by the coding sequence ATGGCGATCGATCATCTGGACGGCCGGCTCATCCTGCTGCTGGCCCGCGAGCCCCGCATCGGTGTACTCGAGGCGTCGAGGCGTCTCGGGGTGGCGCGCGGGACCGTGCAGGCGCGGCTGGACCGGCTTCAGTCGAATGGCGTCATCCGCGGTTTCGGACCCGAGGTGGATCCGGCGGCGCTCGGCTACCCCGTCACCGCGTTCGCCACGCTGGAGATCAAGCAGGGCCAAGGCGCCGACGTGCGGTCCCATTTGAGTGGTGTGCCGGAGGTGCTGGAACTGCACACGACGACCGGGCACGGGGACATGCTCTGCCGGCTCGTCGCCCGCTCGAACGCCGATCTCCAGCGGGTGATCGACCGCGTGGTCGGCTTTGATGGCATCGTCCGGGCCTCCACGGCGATCGTCATGGAAAACCCGGTGCCGCTGCGTATTATCCCGCTGGTTGAGCAGGCTGCAGAGGACGCCGACTGA
- the hppD gene encoding 4-hydroxyphenylpyruvate dioxygenase — MTETVHTTPDTARQADPFPVKGMDAVVFAVGNAKQAAHYYSTAFGMKLVAYSGPENGSRETASYVLTNGSARFVLTSVIKASTEWGTFLADHVNAHGDGVVDLAIEVPDARKAYAYAVEHGATGLTEPYEVKDEHGTVVMAAIATYGKTRHTLVDRSGYDGPYLPGYAAADPIVEPAAKRTFQAVDHCVGNVELGRMNEWVTFYNKVMGFTNMKEFVGDDIATEYSALMSKVVADGTLKVKFPINEPAIAKKKSQIDEYLEFYGGAGVQHIALATNDIVASVRAMRAAGVQFLDTPDSYYDTLGEWAGETRVPVETLRELKILVDRDEDGYLLQIFTKPVQDRPTVFFEMIERHGSMGFGKGNFKALFEAIEREQEKRGNL; from the coding sequence ATGACTGAGACTGTGCACACCACCCCGGACACCGCCAGGCAGGCCGACCCCTTCCCGGTCAAGGGAATGGACGCGGTGGTCTTCGCCGTGGGCAACGCCAAGCAGGCGGCGCACTACTACTCGACCGCCTTCGGCATGAAGCTCGTCGCCTACTCCGGACCGGAGAACGGCAGCCGCGAGACCGCGAGTTACGTCCTGACCAACGGCTCCGCCCGCTTCGTCCTCACCTCCGTCATCAAGGCGTCCACCGAGTGGGGCACCTTCCTCGCCGACCACGTGAACGCCCACGGTGACGGAGTGGTCGACCTCGCCATCGAGGTCCCCGACGCCCGGAAGGCGTACGCCTACGCCGTCGAGCACGGCGCGACCGGCCTCACCGAGCCCTACGAGGTCAAGGACGAGCACGGCACGGTCGTGATGGCCGCCATCGCCACGTACGGGAAGACCCGCCACACGCTGGTCGACCGCTCCGGGTACGACGGCCCCTACCTCCCCGGCTACGCCGCCGCCGACCCGATCGTCGAGCCTGCCGCCAAGAGGACCTTCCAGGCCGTCGACCACTGCGTCGGCAACGTCGAGCTCGGCCGGATGAACGAGTGGGTGACCTTCTACAACAAGGTCATGGGCTTCACCAACATGAAGGAGTTCGTGGGCGACGACATCGCCACCGAGTACTCCGCCCTGATGTCGAAGGTCGTCGCCGACGGCACGCTCAAGGTGAAGTTCCCCATCAACGAGCCGGCGATCGCGAAGAAGAAGTCGCAGATCGACGAGTACCTGGAGTTCTACGGCGGCGCGGGCGTCCAGCACATCGCGCTCGCCACCAACGACATCGTCGCCTCCGTGCGCGCCATGCGGGCCGCGGGCGTGCAGTTCCTGGACACCCCGGACTCGTACTACGACACCCTGGGGGAGTGGGCGGGCGAGACCCGGGTGCCCGTGGAGACGCTGCGCGAGCTGAAGATCCTCGTCGACCGCGACGAGGACGGCTACCTGCTGCAGATCTTCACCAAGCCGGTCCAGGACCGCCCGACGGTCTTCTTCGAGATGATCGAGCGGCACGGCTCGATGGGCTTCGGCAAGGGCAACTTCAAGGCCCTCTTCGAGGCGATCGAGCGCGAGCAGGAGAAGCGCGGCAACCTCTGA
- a CDS encoding tetratricopeptide repeat protein — translation MDAKPQQHPEQPYSTLPPQGATSVPPPPAPMRTTLRRAAFGAVAGAVLVAGAVIAVPDDEVAAPPAPGPVARAEAAAAAGSPASLSDLTALIGDRQKFVETHPADAPSWASLGTAYVEWGRRSADAAYYSRAEQALQRSLAAQPGERGNTVAWVGLGALANARNDFLAAKKWGETVRSRQPKDWAAYPVLIDAYNGLGDHAAAARATEKYGTLRKGVPALARTSEMYRNQGWREDALATAQEAADRAATAAEKAAALHRLGDLAAERGEPAEALAQYDAALRTDRSHLVSLAGRARSLAALGRTDEALADYRTVTTKLPRPEYVLELGELFESLDLDGDARTQYTRLRGLLSQARTAGVDESLTEARLEADHGDPEAAVELMRTAWEAQRRSPAVADTLAWSLHRAGRSEEAVQYADQAVGTGVRNASYAYHLGVIESSLGQDGPARGHLAEALRTNPDFSPLAAPLARKALDSLGDPAAGGPAQMQPPSAEPSAEPEPSREPSPEPEAVASPEASVKPSPDDAGRGSQEPSASPAPAPRTKDGDGASATAAP, via the coding sequence ATGGATGCCAAGCCGCAGCAGCACCCGGAGCAGCCTTACTCCACCCTGCCGCCCCAGGGTGCGACGTCCGTCCCACCGCCCCCCGCGCCGATGCGCACCACGTTGCGCAGGGCGGCTTTCGGTGCGGTGGCGGGGGCCGTGCTGGTAGCCGGTGCGGTGATCGCCGTACCGGACGACGAGGTGGCCGCGCCGCCCGCGCCGGGGCCCGTGGCCCGGGCCGAGGCCGCGGCGGCTGCCGGGTCCCCCGCGTCCCTGTCCGATCTGACGGCGCTCATCGGCGACCGGCAGAAGTTCGTGGAGACGCACCCCGCCGACGCCCCGTCGTGGGCCTCGCTGGGCACGGCGTACGTCGAGTGGGGGCGGCGGTCCGCGGACGCGGCGTACTACTCCCGGGCCGAGCAGGCCCTCCAGCGGTCGCTGGCCGCGCAGCCGGGCGAGCGCGGGAACACGGTGGCGTGGGTGGGTCTCGGGGCGCTCGCCAACGCCCGGAACGACTTCCTCGCCGCGAAGAAGTGGGGCGAGACGGTCCGTTCGCGGCAGCCGAAGGACTGGGCGGCGTACCCGGTGCTGATCGACGCCTACAACGGCCTCGGCGACCACGCGGCGGCGGCCAGGGCCACGGAGAAGTACGGCACGCTGCGCAAGGGTGTCCCGGCGCTGGCCAGGACGTCCGAGATGTACCGCAACCAGGGCTGGCGCGAGGACGCCCTGGCCACCGCCCAGGAGGCGGCGGACCGTGCCGCCACGGCGGCCGAGAAGGCTGCGGCACTGCACCGGCTCGGGGACCTCGCGGCGGAACGGGGGGAGCCGGCGGAGGCCCTCGCGCAGTACGACGCGGCACTGCGCACCGACCGCAGCCATCTCGTGTCCCTCGCCGGCCGGGCCCGTTCCCTGGCCGCCCTGGGGCGCACGGACGAGGCCCTGGCCGACTACCGGACCGTGACGACGAAGCTGCCCCGCCCCGAGTACGTGCTCGAACTCGGCGAACTCTTCGAGTCGCTGGACCTGGACGGCGACGCCCGCACCCAGTACACCAGGCTCCGCGGCCTCCTCTCGCAGGCGAGGACGGCCGGGGTCGACGAGTCCCTGACGGAGGCCCGTCTCGAGGCCGACCACGGCGACCCGGAGGCGGCGGTGGAGCTGATGCGCACCGCGTGGGAGGCGCAGCGCCGCAGCCCGGCGGTCGCGGACACCCTGGCCTGGTCGCTGCACCGGGCGGGCCGGAGCGAGGAGGCCGTGCAGTACGCGGACCAGGCGGTCGGGACCGGGGTGCGGAACGCCTCGTACGCCTACCACCTGGGGGTGATCGAGAGTTCCCTCGGGCAGGACGGCCCGGCCCGTGGTCATCTGGCGGAGGCCCTCCGCACGAACCCGGACTTCTCGCCGCTGGCCGCCCCGCTCGCGCGGAAGGCCCTGGACTCCCTGGGTGATCCGGCGGCGGGGGGCCCGGCGCAGATGCAGCCGCCGTCCGCGGAGCCCTCCGCCGAGCCGGAGCCCTCGCGGGAGCCGTCGCCGGAGCCGGAGGCGGTCGCCTCGCCCGAAGCCTCGGTGAAGCCGTCGCCGGACGACGCCGGGAGGGGGAGCCAGGAGCCCTCGGCCTCCCCTGCCCCGGCCCCTCGGACGAAGGACGGCGACGGCGCATCCGCCACGGCGGCCCCGTAG
- a CDS encoding FAD-linked oxidase C-terminal domain-containing protein, giving the protein MDALLERLRAGLPAEALITDPDITASYAHDMAGFCDAGTPAVVVLPRTVEEVQHVMRTATALRVPVVPQGARTGLSGAANASDGCIVLSLVKMDRILEISPVDRIAVVEPGVVNATLSRAVGELGLCYPPDPSSWEMCTIGGNIGTASGGLCCVKYGVTAEYVLGLEVVLADGRLLNTGRRTAKGVAGYDLTRLFVGSEGSLGIVVKAVLALRPQPPQQLVLAAEFPSAAAACDAVCRIMERGHTPSLLELMDRTTVRAVNAMASMGLPESTEALLLCAFDTPDPAADLAAVGDLCKASGATEVVPADDVAESELLLQARRTALPALETVKSATMIDDVCVPRSRLGAMIEGTAAIAERFGLTIGVCAHAGDGNTHPVVCFDHTDPDESRRARESFDEIMALGLELGGTITGEHGVGVLKKEWLARELGEVGLELQRGIKAAFDPLGLLNPGKLF; this is encoded by the coding sequence ATGGACGCACTTCTCGAACGACTGCGCGCGGGTCTTCCGGCCGAGGCACTGATCACGGACCCGGACATCACCGCTTCGTACGCCCACGACATGGCCGGCTTCTGCGACGCCGGCACCCCGGCCGTCGTGGTGCTCCCGCGCACGGTCGAGGAGGTCCAGCACGTCATGCGGACCGCCACCGCCCTGCGGGTCCCGGTCGTCCCCCAGGGCGCGCGGACCGGCCTGTCGGGCGCGGCCAACGCCTCCGACGGCTGCATCGTGCTCTCCCTGGTCAAGATGGACCGGATCCTGGAGATCAGCCCGGTCGACCGGATCGCGGTCGTCGAACCGGGCGTCGTCAACGCCACACTGTCCCGCGCGGTCGGCGAACTCGGCCTGTGCTACCCGCCGGACCCGTCGAGCTGGGAGATGTGCACGATCGGCGGCAACATCGGCACGGCGTCCGGCGGACTGTGCTGCGTGAAGTACGGCGTCACCGCCGAGTACGTGCTGGGCCTCGAGGTCGTGCTGGCCGACGGGCGGCTGCTGAACACCGGGCGGCGCACCGCGAAGGGCGTCGCCGGATACGACCTCACCCGGCTCTTCGTCGGTTCGGAAGGCAGCCTCGGCATCGTCGTCAAGGCCGTCCTCGCGCTGCGTCCGCAGCCGCCGCAGCAGCTCGTGCTCGCCGCGGAGTTCCCCTCCGCGGCGGCGGCCTGTGACGCGGTGTGCCGGATCATGGAGCGGGGACACACCCCGTCACTCCTCGAACTGATGGACCGTACGACCGTGCGTGCCGTCAACGCGATGGCCTCCATGGGACTCCCCGAGTCCACCGAGGCCCTCCTGCTCTGCGCGTTCGACACACCCGACCCGGCGGCCGACCTGGCCGCCGTCGGGGACCTGTGCAAGGCGTCCGGGGCCACCGAGGTCGTGCCCGCCGACGACGTCGCCGAGTCCGAACTCCTGCTGCAGGCACGCCGGACGGCCCTTCCCGCCCTGGAGACCGTCAAGTCGGCCACGATGATCGACGACGTGTGCGTGCCGCGCTCCCGGCTGGGCGCGATGATCGAGGGGACCGCCGCGATCGCCGAGAGGTTCGGGCTGACCATCGGCGTCTGCGCGCACGCGGGCGACGGCAACACCCACCCCGTCGTCTGCTTCGACCACACGGATCCCGACGAGTCCCGCCGGGCCCGCGAGTCCTTCGACGAGATCATGGCGCTCGGCCTGGAACTGGGCGGCACCATCACCGGCGAACACGGGGTCGGTGTACTGAAGAAGGAATGGCTCGCCCGAGAACTGGGTGAGGTGGGACTCGAGTTGCAGCGGGGCATCAAGGCCGCCTTCGACCCGCTCGGGCTGCTGAACCCCGGCAAGCTGTTCTGA